Proteins co-encoded in one Periophthalmus magnuspinnatus isolate fPerMag1 chromosome 20, fPerMag1.2.pri, whole genome shotgun sequence genomic window:
- the LOC117388164 gene encoding E3 ubiquitin-protein ligase MSL2-like, giving the protein MNPVNATALFVSAARSALQCDPRDPRALAELCKLLPFFRQSLSCLVCGNLLSEPIAPVDSSCQHYVCLHCKGQRMQLRPSCSWCKDYSRFEHNRQLALLVSCYKRLCAYVAQSPLAPHIAAAASHSPDLQAALCEGQEMCQEQGEGEEEEEGEEPDAQVCANTQEDAPPLQEVKEEPNYVNGHDCNGLSPSTRGQSGLGASPQEVCITTATGGGALPRLRLSDIMDEGEGPLLLSVEEVLRTLDPPPLNGQALVQSEPAPVTLSQSQPSPAHCAQLFVQSENSPVLAPFRCHRKRSRSESDSQKVAPVSLSALRDPETTTPDLAPVPNGGPPRVSKALLVPRPLKKTVEHHSTPKKACTKARQQGAPRPRPQPRIPPLPIPLSHPPSPSLPPKPIYKKAHEKKGCKCGRATQNPSVLTCRGQRCPCYSNRKACLDCICRGCQNSYMANGEKKLEAFAVPEKALEQTRLTLGINLSSITALRNPASAAPGNAIITTATGAPVTASFLSSGAGHEARVFDWSSGLTAEEEL; this is encoded by the exons ATGAACCCAGTGAACGCCACGGCGCTGTTCGTGTCCGCAGCCCGCTCCGCGCTGCAGTGCGACCCGCGAGACCCCCGAGCCCTGGCGGAGCTTTGCAAACTTCTCCCGTTCTTCCGCCAGTCCCTCTCCTGCCTGGTCTGCG gtAACCTGCTAAGCGAGCCCATCGCCCCCGTGGACTCGTCCTGTCAGCACTATGTATGCCTGCACTGTAAGGGCCAGAGGATGCAGCTCCGGCCCTCCTGTAGCTGGTGTAAAGACTACTCTCGTTTCGAGCATAACCGACAGCTCGCTCTGCTTGTGAGTTGCTACAAACGCCTCTGTGCTTACGTCGCCCAGTCCCCTCTTGCTCCACACATCGCCGCCGCCGCCTCACACTCCCCCGACCTGCAGGCAGCGCTCTGTGAGGGCCAGGAGATGTGccaggagcagggagagggagaggaagaggaagagggggaggagccagacGCGCAGGTCTGTGCCAACACACAG GAGGACGCCCCGCCCCTgcaggaggtgaaggaggagccAAACTATGTGAATGGTCACGACTGTAATGGCCTGTCCCcatccaccagggggcagaGTGGCCTGGGGGCCAGTCCACAGGAAGTCTGTATCACCACGGCGACAGGCGGAGGGGCACTACCCCGACTCCGGCTCTCTGACATCATGgatgagggggaggggcctcTGCTGCTGAGCGTGGAGGAGGTGCTTCGGACTCTAGACCCACCCCCTTTGAATGGACAAGctcttgtccaatcagagcCCGCACCTGTAACACttagccaatcacagccaagccccgcccactgtGCGCAGCTctttgtccaatcagaaaactctCCAGTCCTGGCGCCATTCCGGTGCCATCGGAAACGCTCGCGTTCGGAGAGTGACAGTCAAAAGGTGGCACCAGTGTCACTGAGTGCACTCCGTGACCCTGAGACCACAACCCCTGACCTCGCCCCTGTGCCCAATGGAGGGCCACCCCGAGTGAGCAAAGCTCTGCTTGTGCCCAGGCCTCTGAAGAAGACTGTGGAGCATCACAGCACTCCTAAAAAGGCCTGTACCAAAGCCCGACAACAGGGGGCACCCAGACCACGCCCTCAGCCCCGCATACCGCCCCTCCCTATCCCCCTTTCTCACCcaccctccccctccctcccccccaaACCCATTTACAAGAAGGCCCATGAGAAGAAAGGATGTAAATGTGGCCGCGCCACCCAGAACccctctgtcctcacctgtAGGGGGCAGCGCTGCCCCTGCTACTCCAACCGCAAG GCATGCTTGGACTGTATCTGTCGTGGCTGTCAGAACTCATACATGGCGAATGGCGAGAAGAAGCTGGAGGCGTTCGCGGTTCCGGAGAAGGCGCTGGAACAGACCAGACTCACTCTGGGCATAAACCTGAGCAGCATCACCGCACTGCGTAACCCGGCATCCGCTGCCCCTGGCAATGCCATTATCACCACAGCAACAGGGGCCCCGGTAACCGCCTCCTTCCTGTCTTCAGGGGCAGGACATGAGGCCAGGGTCTTTGACTGGAGCTCCGGTTTGACTGCAGAGgaagagctctga
- the tnfsf10 gene encoding tumor necrosis factor ligand superfamily member 10: MTSSGPRLGLLLLTAVLLQTVAVTITVLHFSSALSAMKETFARSSVSCLTLTGADLSSSDPCSQVTQQLHLLIEKSLSQRYQRQISSAVRDEVSRVLPSVVLEGHSSSRPKVAAHVTGSFVSKPSQDAGATSWSGRRVQGQKISWWEGQRGLAFLQDVQLQQGELVVSRGGLYYVYAQVYFRHHQGEPEESEEPEEPEEPGGMGEERGERGRPLLQYVYKKVSSYPVPILLMKTSRTSCWSRGSEFSLHSAHQGGLFPLATGDRLFVTVTNASAVDMDERSSFFGAFLIS; encoded by the exons ATGACGAGCTCCGGCCCGCGGCtcgggctgctgctgctgaccgCGGTCCTGCTGCAGACTGTGGCCGTCACTATTACCGTGCTGCACTTCAGCTCGGCTCTCAGCGCG ATGAAGGAGACGTTCGCTCGCAGCAGTGTGTCATGTCTGACTCTGACCGGAGCCGACTTGTCCTCATCTGACCCCTGCTCCCAGGTCACCCAGCAACTGCACCTGCTCATAGAGAAG TCCCTGTCCCAGCGATACCAGAGGCAAATCTCCTCAGCTGTCAGAG ACGAGGTGTCGCGAGTGCTGCCCTCTGTGGTTCTGGAGGGCCACAGCTCCTCCCGGCCCAAAGTGGCGGCTCATGTCACCGGGAGCTTTGTGTCTAAACCAAGTCAAGACGCAGGAG CCACTTCGTGGAGCGGGCGTCGTGTTCAGGGACAGAAGATCTCGTGgtgggagggacagaggggccTGGCCTTCCTACAGGATGTACAGCTCCAGCAGGGAGAGCTGGTGGTGTCACGCGGAGGCCTGTACTACGTCTACGCTCAAGTGTACTTTAGACACCACCAGGGGGAGCCAGAGGAGtcagaagagccagaggagccagaggagccggGGGGcatgggggaggagaggggggagagggggaggccACTGCTTCAGTATGTCTACAAGAAG GTGAGTTCATACCCAGTCCCCATCCTCCTGATGAAGACGAGCCGGACCTCCTGCTGGTCTCGGGGCTCAGAGTTCTCTCTGCACTCCGCCCACCAGGGGGGGCTGTTTCCTCTGGCCACAGGAGACCGGCTCTTCGTCACAGTAACCAACGCTTCTGCTGTCGACATGGACGAGAGGAGCAGCTTCTTTGGGGCGTTTCTCATCAGTTAA